One stretch of Lytechinus variegatus isolate NC3 chromosome 17, Lvar_3.0, whole genome shotgun sequence DNA includes these proteins:
- the LOC121431001 gene encoding uncharacterized protein LOC121431001, translated as MSTCFPSTGSDYNTTEILNRVQVTAGLSCCKFKDSSEHVYAECVDRTNLTMNMSNEAPTNMSTCFPTTEIVWLRIVIDVVVILAVLFLILLGIIVVRFWRNRQRGMFDEWQPRSIHQRRGNESRIPRSGGDLMNRNHSYRNLSGSSTLDHGLESIDQAYASVAARRPAATVCSFDGDIGNHYGSLPDSAKGAMASETCQLNTPPNIRKCNSGEGGNSDPDLRMACDQTANRHARSDLKSKPSPVVKPSQKGHSEDSKVEKNSSDKTKRKSLFDHLPKLPSSRKPSKCDGTSVKSPIQTIDRPAGALCGTEDKANTNVTELLDRCIVSTTEKFLEDPKSNTMPHDIYALPDKSSNGPSKKKSCTMQGGGSVDIELQASQEGYGRFNRLFKSGTSGKSEQRQGEDPSSPEEYSVLKPELKTSGYDKLAHGKDNDGAAATDPTYNIVGDDPGTAFETGEVPYAAVDDDEYAVVGEGTAVANQNGDYEMVAHGQIE; from the exons ATGTCTACCTGTTTTCCTTCTACCGGAAGTG ATTACAACACAACCGAGATACTCAACAGAGTACAAGTTACTGCTGGATTGTCATGCTGTAAATTCAAAGACTCTTCCGAACATGTTTACGCCGAATGTGTGGACCGAACAAACTTGACAATGAACATGTCTAATGAAGCTCCTACTAACATGTCTACCTGTTTTCCTACTACCGAAATTG TCTGGTTACGGATCGTCATCGATGTGGTAGTGATACTCGCCGTTCTATTCCTCATCCTCTTGGGTATCAT AGTTGTTCGTTTTTGGAGGAACCGTCAAAGGGGCATGTTTGATGAATGGCAACCTCGCAGCATTCATCAAAGAAGAGGAAACGAGTCTAGAATCCCAAGGTCAGGTGGTGATCTTATGAACAGGAATCACAGCTATCGCAATCTCTCGGGATCCAGTACCCTTGATCATGGGCTGGAATCTATCGATCAAGCTTATGCTTCTGTAGCAGCCCGAAGACCGGCAGCAACGGTTTGCTCATTCGATGGTGACATCGGAAATCATTATGGTTCATTACCAGATTCAGCTAAAGGTGCAATGGCTTCAGAGACATGTCAATTAAATACGCCACCCAACATTCGCAAATGTAATTCTGGTGAAGGGGGAAACTCTGATCCTGATCTTCGCATGGCCTGCGACCAAACGGCTAATCGACATGCGCGATCAGATCTGAAAAGTAAGCCAAGCCCTGTTGTCAAGCCAAGTCAGAAGGGACATTCTGAGGATTCTAAAGTTGAAAAGAATTCCTCTGACAAGACAAAACGGAAATCTTTGTTCGACCACCTCCCAAAACTTCCAAGTTCGCGAAAACCTTCTAAGTGTGATGGCACTTCTGTAAAAAGTCCTATACAAACCATCGACAGACCAGCGGGTGCCCTATGTGGGACAGAAGATAAAGCAAATACCAACGTGACCGAGTTACTCGATAGATGTATAGTTTCTACCACTGAAAAGTTTCTTGAAGATCCCAAGTCAAACACCATGCCACATGACATCTATGCACTTCCCGATAAGTCTAGCAATGGCCCATCAAAGAAGAAGTCATGTACCATGCAAGGGGGAGGTTCTGTTGATATCGAACTCCAAGCATCTCAGGAAGGGTATGGAAGATTCAATAGGCTCTTCAAATCTGGAACCAGCGGGAAAAGCGAGCAAAGGCAAGGGGAAGATCCGTCATCACCCGAGGAATATTCGGTTCTTAAGCCCGAACTGAAGACATCGGGCTATGACAAGCTGGCACACGGGAAGGACAATGACGGGGCCGCTGCCACTGACCCAACGTATAATATTGTCGGAGATGACCCAGGAACTGCGTTTGAAACCGGCGAGGTCCCTTACGCAGCAGTGGATGATGATGAGTACGCGGTGGTTGGAGAAGGGACAGCCGTTGCCAATCAAAACGGAGACTACGAGATGGTCGCACATGGTCAgatagaatga